In Corylus avellana chromosome ca2, CavTom2PMs-1.0, the following proteins share a genomic window:
- the LOC132170834 gene encoding uncharacterized protein LOC132170834 → MPTLPWKKNHRGTGTRISRIVADLQSPPKRGGSLVVETGFPTSLIDLFVKNRDRLRKKSSKINKSNKTHLQIQHSFPPPSPPPSVSDSSTVSGSSGFDGDADPTPLNEIEEVVHDGDKSTEPLCADRRDLPRAVYAVAFKLFVMLLVLAMSTKRLAVGITMSAFLLIFADRAWKRYARFLGPCGTARTVFEFLFQRVSQIVRIENGFLVLKSVNTHEGSVAEEDIQIVESNCDVNEEQRVGEIASIGPELELLSRDKRWGCLDNEKNFKDLEEEMDGGRVLVRGDRLSRSARVKAKIIKKLLPKKLRNSKKDKKSQGMKEGESSSEVSSVFGDDSLEEQDDQQERESQHRSPTLSLLPEVLDDGNHSSNDSALKKEGREIKGNWVYLSLLVIVLAGLAGGRVVALGVTISWCFMLKLIVTRRRPVDVPMIRCPVSISS, encoded by the coding sequence ATGCCGACGCTTCCTTGGAAGAAGAATCACAGGGGGACGGGGACGCGGATTTCGCGCATCGTGGCGGATCTCCAGTCTCCGCCGAAGCGCGGCGGGTCGCTTGTGGTGGAGACGGGCTTCCCCACGTCCCTAATTGACCTCTTCGTCAAGAACCGTGACCgtttgaggaagaagagctCGAAGATCAACAAGTCCAACAAAACCCATCTCCAGATCCAACACAGTTTCCCCCCACCTTCACCGCCGCCGTCGGTGTCTGACTCGTCGACGGTTTCTGGGTCTTCCGGTTTTGACGGTGACGCTGATCCCACGCCGTTGAATGAGATTGAAGAAGTTGTGCACGACGGAGATAAAAGTACCGAGCCTCTGTGCGCGGATCGTCGTGATCTGCCACGAGCGGTTTACGCGGTGGCTTTCAAGCTGTTTGTGATGCTGCTGGTTTTGGCCATGAGCACCAAACGGCTTGCCGTTGGTATTACCATGTCCGCGTTTCTGCTTATTTTTGCCGACCGTGCGTGGAAGCGCTACGCTCGTTTCTTGGGACCTTGTGGTACTGCCAGAACGGTGTTCGAGTTTTTGTTCCAAAGGGTTTCGCAAATTGTGCGGATCGAAAACGGTTTCTTGGTTTTGAAGAGTGTGAATACTCATGAAGGTTCGGTTGCAGAGGAGGATATTCAGATTGTAGAATCCAATTGTGATGTGAATGAAGAGCAGCGTGTGGGGGAGATTGCTAGTATTGGACCGGAGCTTGAGTTGCTTAGCCGTGATAAGCGATGGGGCTGTTTGGATAACGAGAAAAATTTCAAGGATTTGGAGGAAGAGATGGATGGAGGCCGAGTATTGGTACGTGGGGATCGGCTTAGCCGGAGTGCTAGAGTAAAAGCAAAGATTATAAAGAAACTGTTGCCGAAGAAGTTGCGTAATTCGAAGAAGGATAAAAAGAGTCAGGGGATGAAGGAGGGGGAGTCTAGCAGCGAGGTGTCTAGTGTTTTTGGGGATGATAGCCTTGAGGAGCAAGATGATCAGCAAGAGCGAGAAAGCCAGCATAGATCGCCGACGTTGTCGCTTTTACCAGAAGTGCTTGATGATGGAAACCATAGTTCTAATGACTCAGCACTGAAAAAGGAGGGGagagaaataaaaggaaattgGGTGTATTTATCTCTCCTTGTAATTGTTCTTGCTGGACTTGCAGGAGGTCGAGTTGTAGCTCTGGGAGTTACAATTTCATGGTGTTTCATGTTGAAATTGATTGTAACTCGGAGGAGGCCTGTAGATGTGCCTATGATCAGGTGTCCTGTCTCGATCTCAAGCTAG